Proteins encoded by one window of Drosophila melanogaster chromosome X:
- the CG3598 gene encoding uncharacterized protein: MSKLGAILLVGLCLFVAVALAEPRLQHVQGRNQVQGQRAQQHPYLFLSIPKGRANAGAVVQGFEIVEEEDDDLHDEDQHDDETEDDEELEHQLGLNFARSGLAYRQNHADDEQDDDQDQEQDHVQDELPKKQMMVNRDQAGAIMVPDGIIEIEGQSVLDEKTGKAALLVPRAALDAIPDGAVVALMERSASSVDEIEEERANRVVVRRRKNNGRRNIRRRGINNNNIRRRRPAQRRRRVGGNRRRNVRVIRPQGGNRRRGNQRRRGQVVFQG; encoded by the coding sequence atgTCCAAGCTGGGTGCTATCTTGTTGGTGGGCTTGTGCCTGTTTGTGGCCGTGGCCTTGGCCGAGCCACGCCTTCAGCACGTTCAGGGGCGCAATCAGGTGCAGGGTCAAAGGGCGCAGCAGCATCCCTACCTCTTCCTGTCAATTCCCAAGGGTCGGGCCAACGCCGGCGCCGTCGTCCAGGGCTTCGAAATTGTCGAGGAGGAAGATGATGATCTACATGATGAGGACCAGCACGATGACGAGACGGAGGATGACGAGGAACTGGAGCATCAGCTGGGCCTGAACTTTGCCCGCAGCGGTCTGGCTTACAGGCAGAACCACGCTGATGACGAACAGGACGATGATCAGGATCAGGAGCAGGATCACGTTCAGGATGAGCTGCCCAAGAAGCAGATGATGGTTAACCGGGATCAGGCTGGTGCCATTATGGTGCCCGATGGCATTATCGAGATCGAGGGTCAGAGTGTTCTGGACGAGAAGACCGGCAAGGCGGCTCTCCTAGTGCCTCGTGCCGCCCTAGACGCCATTCCCGATGGCGCGGTGGTGGCTCTTATGGAGCGATCCGCCTCATCCGTTGATGAAATCGAGGAAGAGCGCGCCAACCGCGTGGTAGTTCGTCGCCGCAAGAACAACGGACGCAGGAACATTCGCCGCCGCggcatcaacaacaacaatatccGACGCCGCCGCCCCGCCCAAAGGCGTCGCCGAGTGGGTGGCAACCGCAGGCGCAATGTACGCGTCATTCGCCCCCAAGGCGGCAACCGTAGGCGTGGCAACCAGAGGCGCCGCGGACAGGTCGTATTCCAGGGTTGA
- the CG14420 gene encoding uncharacterized protein, with translation MHCLLQLSLAVALCALLAPSTTLAERRNVYRLGGRASDAQMEARFTSSIANKLTSLKGTTTTTTVAPTTTTTPTSTTETTTPTAPTTSTGTSTSTTTPTTSDTTTGRAFPAIQDDVEEDDEEMPRAFEDEEDEGDDSLEDEDDDDDEESYFVAAPSAGGNSNAVQQSSESGSLVRPSELQWRQFQQEQRNRRRIQRLQREHNQRIRSLLRRQRAAEKRSQQRLRRQRQQSRKRVSQRQRRNRNRSKAQRQRQRRNNMNRRRRQQQQRQRRHRQQQRRRLVRLMRRRRRGGRRN, from the exons ATGCATTGCCTGCTTCAACTGAGTCTGGCTGTGGCCCTTTGCGCCCTCTTAGCCCCATCCACTACCTTGG CCGAACGCCGCAATGTGTACCGCCTGGGTGGACGCGCCTCCGACGCTCAGATGGAGGCCCGCTTCACCTCGTCGATTGCCAACAAGCTGACATCTCTGAAGGGCACCACCACGACGACCACGGTTGCCCCCACTACCACCACCACGCCCACCTCCACTACGGAGACGACCACGCCGACTGCACCAACAACGTCCACTGGCACCTCGACGAGCACCACGACGCCCACAACCTCCGACACCACCACCGGTCGTGCCTTCCCCGCAATTCAAGACGATGTTGAGGAAGATGATGAGGAGATGCCCAGGGCGTTTGAAGATGAAGAAGACGAAGGTGATGACAGCCTGGAGGACGAagatgatgacgacgatgaggaGAGCTACTTTGTGGCCGCTCCTTCCGCCGGTGGCAATAGCAATGCCGTGCAGCAGTCCTCAGAGTCCGGCTCGTTGGTCCGCCCCTCGGAACTCCAGTGGCGCCAGTTCCAGCAGGAACAGCGCAACCGTCGCCGAATCCAGCGCCTCCAGCGTGAGCACAACCAGCGGATCAGGTCCCTGCTTCGCCGCCAGAGGGCCGCCGAGAAGCGAAGCCAGCAACGCTTGCGCCGCCAGCGCCAACAGAGCCGTAAGCGCGTCTCACAGCGCCAGCGCCGCAACAGGAACCGTTCCAAGGCCCAGCGCCAGCGCCAGAGGAGGAACAACATGAACCGTCGTcgccgccagcagcagcaacgccaGCGCAGAcaccgccagcagcagcgccGCCGGCTCGTGCGCCTCATGCGCCGTCGTCGTCGTGGCGGACGTCGCAACTAA